A DNA window from Fodinibius sp. Rm-B-1B1-1 contains the following coding sequences:
- the ppc gene encoding phosphoenolpyruvate carboxylase, whose product MKWEKLVEQRKNKSGISSKLSARLEQLADFLEQIVRDKEGRSLLEMLVDFPEQAHLAFDEGNKEVLDRLKSQIEALSIEQIAQFVRYYTVFFHLMNSQEQREITRINRERAMETGADSPRSESIAEAIHFLKKEGFTAEEAVNVIAQLDIQPTITAHPTEARRHSVLTKQQHITEMIEQLKTDQLTPGEHKELKLDIFNEIHLLLSTDEVRTERVTVEDEVENGIFYFRNAIWQTIPVLYDDLRNAFEMYYDEVPDFDTILRYRSWIGSDRDGNPNVTPEVTWQTILEQRQNVMELYLEELDQLRSYLSISQNKYDISDELKASLIRDQRQDPLSDRYKRLYNQEPYRRKVTHIMHKLQHQLRMIKSGRPNDILEEGQAYNVSNFIRDLELISDSLNKFGLQGIASHGKLKHLLIRAKTFGFHMAGLDIRQHSEKHEMAIAELLSVAEVTDEYSSLSEKEKVQLLTKELKNPRPLSPVQSHLSEDTTQMLEVFGMIKRMLNLDTNSFGNYIISMTHGVSDMLEVLILAKETGLWSYEDGHVESQIDVVPLFETIEDLAECGRLMTEIYESPLYQNQLEARDSFQEIMLGYSDSNKDGGYWMANWALEKAQRDLGNVCREYDIDFRLFHGRGGTVGRGGGRSNQAILALPPISNNGRIRFTEQGEVISFRYSLASITRRHLEQIVNAMIRITVSKESEMQQQEQFDEVMDQLASTSMEVYRNLIDDDKFWGWYMAKTPIEHISRLPIASRPVSRGSAKAADFENLRAIPWVFAWTQVRYNVPGWFGIGESLHQMIQQEGKLELLKKWYQDTIFFKTVLDNAQREMARTHIPTANNYRDNDDGGFHKRITEDFAKAEEAIAKITGQKELLDINPVIKKSIRFRNPFTYPLNMMQSELLDRWKEKDDRDEELLRDALFLSINGVAAAMQSTG is encoded by the coding sequence ATGAAATGGGAAAAACTGGTAGAGCAGCGTAAAAATAAAAGTGGTATTAGTTCTAAACTTTCGGCGCGATTAGAGCAATTAGCTGATTTTTTAGAGCAGATTGTCCGCGACAAGGAAGGTAGGTCACTATTAGAAATGCTGGTCGATTTTCCTGAGCAAGCGCATCTTGCTTTTGATGAGGGCAATAAAGAAGTGTTAGATCGGCTAAAATCACAAATAGAAGCTCTTTCTATTGAGCAGATAGCACAATTTGTTCGCTATTACACCGTCTTTTTTCACTTAATGAATTCACAGGAGCAACGAGAAATTACCCGGATTAATCGGGAACGTGCTATGGAGACTGGGGCCGATTCACCTCGAAGTGAAAGCATTGCTGAAGCTATCCATTTTTTGAAAAAGGAGGGATTTACGGCGGAAGAAGCGGTCAACGTTATTGCACAGCTTGATATACAGCCTACTATTACTGCTCATCCTACCGAAGCCCGACGGCACAGTGTGCTCACCAAACAGCAGCACATTACGGAAATGATTGAGCAGCTCAAAACAGACCAGCTTACGCCTGGAGAACACAAAGAACTGAAGTTGGATATTTTTAATGAAATTCACCTGTTGCTTTCTACCGATGAGGTACGAACGGAGCGGGTGACGGTCGAAGATGAAGTAGAAAATGGAATATTCTATTTCAGGAATGCTATCTGGCAAACAATTCCGGTGCTTTACGATGATCTGCGGAATGCTTTTGAGATGTATTATGATGAGGTTCCGGATTTCGACACCATTTTACGCTACCGATCTTGGATTGGAAGTGATCGAGATGGAAATCCCAATGTCACCCCAGAGGTGACTTGGCAGACGATTTTGGAGCAGCGCCAAAATGTGATGGAGTTATATTTGGAGGAATTAGACCAGCTGCGCAGTTATTTAAGTATTTCGCAAAACAAGTATGATATTTCGGATGAGTTAAAAGCTTCGTTAATACGAGACCAGCGGCAAGATCCGCTTTCTGATCGGTATAAGCGTCTATACAATCAGGAGCCTTATCGCCGAAAGGTGACTCATATTATGCACAAGCTGCAGCATCAGCTACGAATGATTAAAAGTGGTCGGCCCAATGACATTTTAGAAGAGGGACAAGCATATAACGTCTCCAATTTTATCCGTGATTTAGAACTTATTTCAGACAGTTTAAATAAGTTTGGCCTTCAGGGCATAGCCTCTCACGGAAAATTAAAGCATTTGTTGATTCGGGCAAAAACATTCGGATTTCATATGGCCGGATTGGATATCCGTCAACATTCCGAAAAGCATGAAATGGCTATCGCAGAATTGCTTTCGGTAGCTGAGGTGACGGATGAGTATTCATCCCTTTCGGAAAAAGAAAAAGTTCAACTTTTGACAAAGGAGCTTAAAAATCCCCGACCACTTTCTCCCGTACAGTCTCACTTGAGTGAGGATACCACTCAAATGCTGGAGGTTTTTGGGATGATAAAACGGATGTTAAACTTAGATACCAATAGTTTTGGGAACTACATTATTAGCATGACGCACGGCGTCAGTGATATGCTGGAGGTGCTTATTCTGGCAAAAGAAACCGGCCTTTGGAGCTACGAGGATGGTCACGTGGAAAGTCAGATTGATGTGGTCCCCCTGTTTGAAACTATCGAGGATTTGGCAGAATGTGGTCGATTGATGACTGAAATTTATGAAAGTCCGCTATATCAGAATCAGTTAGAGGCCAGAGATTCTTTTCAGGAAATTATGCTGGGATATTCTGACAGTAATAAGGATGGTGGATATTGGATGGCAAACTGGGCGCTTGAGAAAGCACAGCGCGATCTGGGAAACGTGTGCCGCGAATATGATATCGATTTCCGATTGTTTCATGGTCGGGGTGGTACGGTTGGCCGCGGTGGTGGACGCTCGAATCAGGCGATTTTGGCGTTGCCGCCTATCAGTAACAATGGCCGTATTCGGTTTACAGAACAGGGAGAGGTGATTTCATTTCGGTATTCGTTAGCGTCGATAACGCGTCGTCACCTTGAGCAAATTGTGAATGCGATGATCCGGATTACGGTATCAAAAGAATCAGAAATGCAGCAACAGGAACAGTTTGATGAGGTTATGGATCAGTTGGCTTCTACATCGATGGAAGTATACCGTAACCTAATTGATGACGATAAATTTTGGGGCTGGTATATGGCAAAGACGCCTATCGAACATATTAGCCGATTGCCCATTGCTTCCCGGCCGGTGTCGCGCGGAAGTGCCAAAGCCGCTGATTTTGAGAATCTGCGAGCAATTCCCTGGGTATTTGCATGGACACAAGTGCGTTATAATGTGCCGGGTTGGTTTGGGATTGGGGAATCTTTACATCAGATGATTCAACAAGAGGGAAAATTAGAGCTGCTCAAAAAATGGTACCAAGATACCATTTTCTTTAAGACCGTACTCGATAACGCCCAGCGCGAAATGGCGCGGACACATATACCTACGGCAAATAATTATCGCGACAATGACGATGGAGGATTCCACAAACGTATAACAGAAGACTTTGCCAAAGCCGAAGAAGCAATTGCAAAAATTACGGGACAAAAAGAATTGCTTGATATTAACCCGGTGATAAAAAAGTCAATACGGTTCCGAAATCCGTTTACCTATCCGTTGAATATGATGCAGT
- a CDS encoding DNA-3-methyladenine glycosylase I, producing MPTRCDWCENTFEQYVRYHDEEWGVPVYDDQTQFEFLVLESSQAGLSWSTILKKRKGYHNAFAGFDPQKVAQFDESDVQILLSNPEIIRNEQKIRSTINNAQHFLQIQKEFGSFCNYIWDFVGGSPIHNAWESMDKVPATTDLSDRLSKDLKKRGFKFIGSTTIYAHMQATGLVNDHVTSCFRYQQIKQQYQ from the coding sequence ATGCCAACACGATGCGACTGGTGTGAAAATACTTTTGAACAATACGTTCGCTACCATGATGAAGAATGGGGCGTGCCGGTTTATGACGACCAAACCCAATTCGAATTTTTAGTACTCGAAAGCTCACAAGCTGGCTTAAGCTGGAGTACAATTCTAAAAAAACGCAAAGGATACCACAACGCATTTGCTGGGTTTGATCCACAAAAAGTAGCTCAATTCGATGAATCCGACGTCCAAATATTACTATCGAATCCCGAAATCATTCGTAACGAGCAAAAGATTCGATCTACTATAAATAATGCCCAACATTTTTTACAGATACAGAAAGAGTTCGGAAGCTTCTGCAATTATATCTGGGACTTTGTTGGCGGTAGTCCTATTCATAATGCATGGGAGTCTATGGACAAAGTTCCGGCTACAACAGACCTTTCTGATCGACTGAGCAAAGATCTTAAAAAGAGGGGATTTAAATTCATTGGCAGCACAACCATATATGCACACATGCAAGCAACGGGTTTAGTTAACGATCATGTAACTTCGTGCTTTCGTTATCAACAAATAAAGCAGCAATATCAGTAA
- a CDS encoding MBL fold metallo-hydrolase, protein MYFEQIFEEKLAQYSYLIGCQETGEAIIIDPMRDIDRYKKRAEKEGLKIVAAAETHIHADYLTGLRELAEEGIKVYASGEGGKDWQYKWFKNSDYNYKLVKDGDHFSIGNIHFEVTHTPGHTPEHVSYMVTDGAAASDPMGILTGDFVFVGDVGRPDLLETAAGQKGAMQSSARTLFDSVERFKEMPEYLQVWPGHGSGSACGKALGFVPESTVGYELRYNPSIQASESEQEFVDFILDGQPEPPLYFARMKRDNRGGPKVLGTLPDPEKMSPEQLAELAAKKGSVAIDTRERTAFMDRHLKGSLLATFGKSFNTVVGSYVRENEDIFLIIRESDLDEAVRDLIRIGLDNIKGYVTPEEFDQYLGDTEEGESVEVINFDDTADLIKDPQYQALDVRKATEFSEGHVTGAINIAHTRLLDREKELDKDKTWLIYCRTGRRASVATSLLHRDGFKVKYVDDDVEPWLAKQKK, encoded by the coding sequence ATGTATTTCGAACAGATTTTTGAAGAGAAGTTAGCGCAGTATTCCTATCTAATTGGATGTCAAGAAACGGGAGAAGCCATTATTATTGATCCCATGCGGGATATAGATAGATATAAAAAGAGAGCAGAAAAGGAAGGACTCAAGATAGTAGCGGCTGCCGAGACCCATATTCACGCGGATTATTTAACAGGACTGCGTGAGCTTGCCGAGGAGGGGATTAAGGTTTATGCTTCTGGTGAAGGGGGGAAAGACTGGCAGTATAAATGGTTCAAAAATAGCGATTATAATTACAAGCTTGTTAAGGATGGAGATCACTTTAGTATTGGAAATATCCATTTTGAAGTAACACACACGCCGGGCCATACGCCCGAGCATGTGAGCTATATGGTTACGGATGGAGCCGCAGCATCGGATCCAATGGGGATTCTAACTGGTGATTTTGTTTTCGTAGGGGATGTTGGCCGACCTGATCTATTGGAGACAGCGGCAGGCCAGAAAGGAGCCATGCAGTCCTCGGCACGTACGCTGTTTGATTCGGTAGAACGATTTAAGGAGATGCCTGAATATTTGCAGGTCTGGCCGGGCCACGGATCAGGCAGTGCCTGTGGTAAAGCGCTTGGTTTTGTGCCGGAATCAACGGTAGGGTACGAGTTGCGGTATAATCCATCCATTCAAGCCTCGGAAAGTGAACAGGAGTTTGTTGATTTTATTCTCGATGGGCAACCCGAGCCTCCACTGTATTTTGCTCGTATGAAACGAGATAATCGAGGTGGTCCTAAAGTACTTGGGACACTCCCTGATCCAGAGAAAATGTCGCCTGAACAGTTGGCGGAATTGGCTGCAAAGAAAGGGAGTGTTGCTATTGATACTCGAGAGCGGACAGCGTTTATGGACCGTCACCTGAAAGGATCGTTGTTGGCAACGTTTGGCAAATCATTCAATACGGTGGTGGGCTCTTATGTACGTGAAAATGAGGATATATTTTTAATCATCCGTGAATCGGATTTGGATGAGGCTGTTCGGGATTTGATCAGGATAGGCTTGGATAACATTAAAGGATATGTGACCCCGGAAGAATTCGACCAATATTTGGGAGATACCGAGGAGGGGGAGAGCGTTGAGGTCATCAATTTCGATGATACCGCAGATCTTATTAAAGATCCCCAATATCAAGCTCTTGACGTTCGAAAAGCTACTGAGTTTAGCGAGGGGCATGTAACAGGAGCAATCAATATTGCACATACCCGGTTATTGGATCGCGAAAAGGAGTTGGATAAAGATAAAACGTGGTTGATTTATTGCCGTACTGGCAGGCGTGCATCTGTAGCCACCTCTTTATTGCATAGAGATGGCTTTAAGGTAAAGTATGTAGATGATGATGTTGAACCATGGTTAGCCAAGCAAAAGAAGTAG
- a CDS encoding helix-turn-helix transcriptional regulator — MTINLLHSREIEGKALSNLLKQKGYDVTRRGFAKHIKNNKKTIYVIDTEFLFQSNQKKLDKLCSPSNYIALVGKISHLYWLFQFSCHYVSFISNKEKIKTLDTSISSLAQKKSFLSKKTKLFLNKTRQEQHNILLKRNLSSPLTSTELKTMCQISLGKTTKEIAEEWCRSHHTINNHRKNIIKKLSLSDSKTLGNFCLQKKHALKTLLSIEQNESSLDKFEVNLK, encoded by the coding sequence ATGACTATAAATCTTTTGCATTCCAGAGAAATAGAAGGCAAGGCCTTGTCCAACTTATTAAAACAAAAGGGCTATGATGTAACGAGAAGAGGTTTTGCAAAACACATTAAAAATAATAAAAAAACAATATATGTCATTGATACTGAGTTTTTATTCCAATCCAACCAAAAAAAACTCGACAAACTTTGTAGCCCATCTAATTATATCGCATTAGTTGGGAAAATAAGTCACCTATATTGGTTATTTCAATTCTCATGTCACTATGTAAGTTTTATCTCTAATAAGGAAAAAATTAAAACGTTAGATACAAGCATAAGTAGCTTAGCTCAAAAAAAATCGTTTCTATCCAAAAAAACGAAACTCTTTCTAAACAAAACACGCCAAGAACAGCATAATATACTTCTCAAGCGGAACCTATCTTCCCCTCTTACGAGTACAGAGCTAAAAACAATGTGTCAAATAAGCCTTGGCAAGACTACAAAAGAAATTGCTGAAGAATGGTGCCGGAGCCATCATACTATAAATAACCATCGGAAAAACATCATCAAAAAACTATCTCTTTCAGATAGTAAAACTCTCGGTAATTTTTGCTTACAGAAGAAACATGCATTAAAAACACTGCTTAGTATTGAGCAGAATGAATCTTCCCTTGATAAATTTGAAGTTAACCTAAAATAA
- a CDS encoding HlyD family secretion protein has product MPNHLFPKEIIDNSAEANFHKHTVKTKLIYTTIVLFIIGALASLPFISVDVSVRSQGVITSLTERNQLTSLVSGKINKLYIRENEPIKKGEKVAEIASPLIQEKLFFNTQRQQKIDKYLKDLSTLQSIDSASVYQPIDLGTAKYQRSFLAFKQQIQRNSQKITKAKRKFQRDKQLYNNNMLSEAEYEQTSFTLEAAQNEFDLLLDQQLNEWQSEAIAYQEELDQLKSEEEQLKREQEQYIIRAPIAGTVQNLQGIYEGSFVSPNQTLATISPDTGLIAESYVPPKDIGLIREGMKARMQISAFDYNQWGILTGKVKEISNDVSVINEQPVFIVRSVLDQSYLELQNGYRGQLKKGMTMQTRFTISERSLFQLLYDNVDDWLNPNWNNQNPKTAQASM; this is encoded by the coding sequence ATGCCTAATCACCTTTTCCCAAAAGAAATCATTGACAATTCTGCTGAAGCTAATTTTCACAAGCACACCGTAAAGACCAAACTAATTTATACTACAATTGTACTGTTTATCATAGGTGCTTTAGCTTCCTTGCCATTCATTTCTGTTGATGTAAGTGTTAGAAGCCAAGGCGTTATTACCTCCCTTACAGAACGTAACCAATTGACCTCACTTGTGTCAGGCAAGATTAACAAATTATATATCCGGGAAAATGAACCCATCAAAAAAGGGGAAAAAGTTGCGGAAATAGCCTCTCCCCTCATCCAAGAAAAATTATTTTTCAATACTCAGCGTCAACAGAAGATCGACAAATACCTCAAAGATTTATCAACTTTACAAAGTATTGATTCTGCCTCCGTTTATCAGCCAATTGATTTAGGCACAGCTAAATATCAGCGTTCTTTTCTTGCATTTAAACAGCAAATTCAACGAAATAGTCAAAAGATCACGAAAGCTAAAAGGAAATTCCAGCGTGATAAACAACTCTACAATAATAATATGTTGAGTGAGGCAGAATATGAACAAACCTCCTTTACATTAGAAGCGGCCCAAAATGAATTCGACTTACTCCTTGATCAACAGCTCAATGAATGGCAATCTGAAGCAATAGCATACCAGGAAGAACTTGACCAATTGAAATCGGAGGAAGAACAACTTAAAAGAGAGCAAGAACAATATATAATTAGAGCACCCATTGCAGGTACCGTTCAAAATTTACAAGGCATCTACGAAGGTAGCTTTGTCTCACCCAACCAAACCCTGGCAACAATATCACCGGACACTGGACTTATTGCCGAAAGCTATGTTCCCCCAAAAGATATCGGCTTAATCAGAGAAGGAATGAAAGCCCGAATGCAAATATCAGCTTTTGATTATAACCAATGGGGCATTCTTACCGGTAAAGTAAAAGAAATCTCTAATGATGTTTCAGTTATAAATGAACAACCCGTTTTTATAGTACGTAGTGTTCTTGATCAATCATACCTGGAACTGCAAAATGGCTATCGGGGTCAACTAAAAAAAGGTATGACGATGCAAACACGATTTACTATTAGCGAGAGAAGTCTTTTCCAACTGTTATATGATAACGTAGATGACTGGTTAAACCCCAACTGGAACAATCAAAACCCAAAAACAGCACAAGCATCAATGTGA
- a CDS encoding peptidase domain-containing ABC transporter — MWFKERKIGIEQHDVTDCGAACLASVAAHYDLKLPIARIRQYASTDKKGTNVLGMIEAAEKLGFSAKGVKGEFDSLFKIPTPTIAHVVVKEVLHHYVVIYEANDKHIVVMDPQDGKLHKIPHEEFKEQWTGVLVLLMPDEDFQAGDEKVSIVSRLWFLLKPHKKVLTQALVGAALFTIIGLSTAIFVQLLLDHVIPDGNKNLLNLLGIGMVILLILQIFIGATKTVFTLKTGQLIDARLILGYYKHLLKLPQRFFDTMRVGEIISRINDAVKIRTFINDVAINLTVNIFVVLFSFGLMFTYFWKLGLVMLAVIPTYALVYLITNKINKKTQRRVMEDAADLESQLVESLNSVSTIKQFGLEDYANMKTEDRFVKLLKSIYRSGLNSVFSGNASTFTSRTFTIILLWLGAYYVMENTITTGELMSFYAVIGYFTGPAEKLIGMNKTIQDALIAADRLFEIMDLEKEEQGQQIELKPESVGNVVFQDVHFRYGSRVTVFEDLTLTIPKGKVTAFVGESGSGKTTIINILQKLYPLDGGKVMIGDINLDYITNRSLRDNISVVPQDIDLFAGNVIDNIAVGEFNPDMEKIIEICKQLKIMDFIENLPNGFETYLGENGANLSGGQKQRIAIARALYQEPEVLIMDEATSSLDSSSEQHVQRTIDMLTEQGKTIILIAHRLSTVFQADKICVLDEGQIVEEGTHQELMEQEETYFKLWQKQFPILNGKSLAELDQTVN, encoded by the coding sequence ATGTGGTTCAAAGAGCGTAAAATTGGTATAGAACAGCATGATGTTACTGATTGTGGTGCAGCCTGCTTAGCTTCGGTTGCAGCACATTATGATTTAAAATTACCTATCGCCAGAATCCGTCAGTATGCTTCTACCGATAAAAAAGGGACAAATGTATTAGGCATGATTGAAGCTGCAGAAAAATTGGGGTTTTCTGCGAAAGGGGTTAAAGGAGAATTTGACAGCCTATTTAAAATTCCTACCCCGACCATTGCTCACGTAGTCGTAAAAGAGGTCCTCCACCATTATGTGGTCATTTATGAGGCCAACGATAAACACATTGTGGTTATGGACCCTCAAGATGGAAAGCTTCACAAAATACCTCACGAAGAATTTAAAGAACAGTGGACAGGCGTTTTAGTTTTGCTCATGCCTGATGAAGACTTTCAGGCAGGTGATGAGAAAGTTTCAATCGTGAGCCGCCTGTGGTTTTTACTGAAACCCCACAAAAAAGTATTGACGCAAGCCCTTGTTGGAGCCGCCCTCTTTACAATCATTGGCCTATCAACGGCTATATTTGTTCAACTACTTCTTGACCATGTCATTCCAGATGGTAATAAAAACTTGCTGAACCTTCTCGGAATTGGGATGGTCATATTACTTATTCTTCAAATTTTTATTGGCGCCACCAAAACGGTCTTTACCTTAAAAACGGGCCAACTTATTGACGCCAGGCTTATTCTGGGCTATTACAAGCATCTGCTCAAGCTTCCACAACGTTTCTTTGATACAATGCGCGTAGGTGAAATTATCTCCCGTATTAATGACGCCGTTAAGATTCGAACCTTTATCAATGATGTAGCGATAAATTTAACGGTCAATATCTTTGTGGTCCTCTTTTCGTTCGGACTCATGTTTACGTACTTCTGGAAACTGGGGCTTGTAATGCTTGCAGTAATTCCCACTTATGCCCTCGTATACCTTATTACAAATAAGATTAATAAGAAAACCCAACGCCGGGTGATGGAAGACGCAGCTGATTTAGAATCTCAACTGGTGGAATCACTTAATTCGGTATCTACCATCAAACAGTTTGGGTTAGAAGATTATGCCAACATGAAAACGGAAGATCGCTTTGTTAAACTACTTAAATCTATTTACCGATCGGGATTGAATTCCGTCTTCTCCGGAAATGCTTCAACTTTTACCTCCAGAACGTTTACGATCATTCTGCTTTGGCTGGGAGCTTATTACGTAATGGAAAATACCATTACTACCGGTGAGCTGATGTCTTTCTACGCTGTTATCGGCTATTTTACCGGGCCCGCTGAAAAACTTATTGGGATGAATAAAACCATTCAAGATGCCCTAATTGCTGCAGATCGTCTGTTCGAGATAATGGATCTTGAAAAAGAAGAACAAGGTCAACAGATAGAATTGAAACCTGAATCTGTAGGCAATGTTGTATTTCAGGATGTTCACTTCCGGTATGGATCACGGGTTACAGTCTTCGAAGATTTAACCCTGACAATTCCCAAAGGTAAAGTTACCGCTTTTGTGGGAGAAAGCGGATCTGGAAAAACAACAATAATCAACATCCTGCAAAAACTTTATCCGCTTGATGGTGGAAAAGTGATGATTGGAGACATAAACTTGGACTATATAACCAATCGTAGTCTTCGAGATAATATTTCTGTGGTCCCTCAAGATATCGACCTTTTTGCCGGCAATGTTATTGACAATATCGCAGTGGGGGAATTTAACCCAGACATGGAGAAAATCATTGAGATTTGTAAACAACTAAAGATCATGGATTTTATTGAAAACCTTCCCAATGGCTTTGAAACCTACTTAGGGGAGAATGGGGCTAACCTATCTGGAGGACAGAAACAACGTATTGCCATTGCCCGAGCACTATACCAAGAACCCGAAGTGCTAATTATGGACGAGGCTACCTCTTCCCTGGACTCTTCCTCCGAGCAACATGTACAGCGAACTATTGATATGCTCACGGAACAAGGCAAAACCATTATTTTGATTGCCCATCGCCTGAGCACCGTCTTTCAGGCCGATAAAATATGCGTCCTGGATGAAGGTCAAATTGTAGAAGAAGGTACCCACCAAGAACTTATGGAGCAGGAAGAAACCTATTTTAAGCTCTGGCAAAAACAGTTTCCGATCTTGAATGGAAAATCTTTAGCTGAGTTAGATCAAACCGTCAACTAA
- a CDS encoding class IIb bacteriocin, lactobin A/cerein 7B family, whose protein sequence is MNYQKSKLKELDKLELKKISGGYPPAAAAAVIYGAILSGAYYYGYSQGKEDCPPPPCKE, encoded by the coding sequence ATGAATTATCAAAAATCGAAGCTAAAAGAACTTGATAAGTTAGAATTAAAAAAAATAAGCGGTGGCTACCCTCCTGCAGCAGCTGCTGCTGTTATCTATGGTGCAATTCTTTCAGGTGCTTACTATTATGGATACTCTCAAGGCAAAGAAGATTGCCCTCCCCCCCCCTGTAAAGAATAA
- a CDS encoding pitrilysin family protein, with amino-acid sequence MKVKKSTWILGILIFFMSFSPVTQAQSLEDFEDKVTEFTLDNGLTFLIIERPVAPVVSFATYVNVGGANEPVGHTGMAHIFEHMAFKGTHTVGTTNWEEEQKVLEELDNTYQEWLAEKYSTQPDSAKMEKLWSKFENLQEEAGEYVVNNEFSQIIDRNGGTGMNATTNQDRTNYFYSLPENRLELWFSLESDRFKNPVFREFYKEKEVVREERRMRSESQPIGRLIEEFAAVAYTAHPYGRPTVGWHSDITATTMEDARKFYNTYYVPNNITFAIAGDVDPQEAKQLAKQYFGDMKSGPKPPPVYTKEPDQRGERRFTIQGQSQPFFIMGYHTVAQDHPDSKALQLLGSILSGGRTSVLYKRMVEEEQTAMQVSAFNGYPGQKYETLFATLAIPNQDVGVDTLETSILEEIEKIKDGEISQEALDRARTNARANLIRSLNSNSGLASSLASAENLRGDWRKVFTDIEELNKVTIDDIQRVAKEYLTKDNRTVGAIVTEDDNSSSGEVADANN; translated from the coding sequence ATGAAAGTTAAAAAAAGTACCTGGATTCTGGGGATACTTATATTCTTTATGTCATTTAGCCCGGTTACCCAGGCCCAATCATTAGAAGACTTCGAAGATAAGGTAACTGAGTTTACGCTCGATAATGGGTTAACATTTCTCATTATTGAACGTCCCGTTGCCCCTGTTGTTAGTTTTGCTACCTATGTGAATGTTGGAGGAGCCAACGAACCCGTAGGACATACCGGCATGGCCCATATTTTTGAACATATGGCCTTTAAAGGTACGCATACCGTAGGGACCACCAATTGGGAAGAAGAGCAAAAAGTACTGGAAGAGCTTGATAATACCTATCAAGAATGGCTGGCAGAGAAATACAGTACGCAGCCCGATTCTGCCAAGATGGAAAAGCTCTGGTCTAAGTTTGAAAACCTCCAGGAAGAAGCTGGTGAATACGTTGTCAATAATGAATTTTCCCAAATTATTGATCGCAACGGTGGTACTGGAATGAACGCTACAACCAATCAAGATCGAACAAACTATTTTTATAGCCTGCCAGAAAATCGACTGGAGCTCTGGTTCAGCCTGGAATCAGACCGATTTAAAAATCCTGTTTTTCGTGAGTTTTATAAAGAAAAAGAAGTTGTACGCGAGGAACGACGCATGCGTTCTGAATCACAACCTATTGGTCGCCTGATCGAGGAATTTGCTGCTGTTGCTTATACGGCCCATCCCTATGGACGTCCGACAGTAGGCTGGCATTCTGATATTACCGCTACAACCATGGAAGACGCCCGTAAATTTTACAACACTTATTATGTGCCAAATAATATTACCTTTGCTATCGCCGGTGACGTGGATCCCCAAGAAGCAAAACAGTTGGCTAAACAATATTTTGGAGATATGAAATCAGGCCCCAAACCTCCACCTGTTTATACCAAAGAGCCGGATCAGCGTGGCGAACGTCGCTTTACGATTCAAGGACAATCTCAACCATTTTTTATCATGGGATATCATACGGTTGCACAAGATCATCCTGATTCTAAGGCCTTGCAACTACTCGGCAGTATATTATCTGGCGGACGTACTTCGGTCCTCTACAAAAGAATGGTTGAAGAAGAACAGACGGCTATGCAAGTTAGTGCTTTTAATGGTTATCCCGGACAAAAGTACGAAACCCTATTTGCCACATTGGCTATTCCTAACCAAGATGTTGGCGTAGATACGTTGGAAACTTCAATACTGGAAGAAATTGAAAAAATTAAAGATGGGGAGATTTCGCAAGAAGCCCTTGACCGTGCCCGTACTAATGCCCGTGCTAACTTAATTCGCAGCCTTAACTCCAATTCTGGATTAGCTTCTTCTCTGGCTTCTGCTGAAAATCTGCGTGGGGACTGGCGAAAAGTGTTTACGGATATCGAAGAGCTTAATAAAGTAACTATTGATGATATCCAGCGCGTAGCCAAGGAATATCTCACAAAAGATAACCGGACAGTAGGAGCTATCGTCACTGAAGATGACAATTCATCCAGTGGGGAGGTTGCCGATGCAAATAACTAA